One segment of Sesamum indicum cultivar Zhongzhi No. 13 linkage group LG4, S_indicum_v1.0, whole genome shotgun sequence DNA contains the following:
- the LOC105160560 gene encoding splicing factor U2af large subunit B-like isoform X2 yields the protein MNTGQLPGTTPTIPGMFPNMLPLAAGQFGALPVMPVQAMTQQATRHARRVYVGGLPPTANEQSVATFFSHVMSAIGGNTAGPGDAVVNVYINHEKKFAFVEMRSVEEASNAMALDGIIFEGAPVKVRRPSDYNPSLAATLGPSQPNPNLNLAAVGLTPGSAGGLEGPDRIFVGGLPYYFTESQIRELLESFGPLRGFDLVKDRETGNSKGYAFCVYQDLSVTDIACAALNGIKMGDKTLTVRRANQGASQPKPEQESVLLHAQQQIALQRLMLAPNMTPATKVVCLTQVVTAEELKDDDDYEDIVEDMRTECGKFGTLVNVIIPRPLPSGEMPPGVGKVFLEYADTESATKARQGLNGRKFGGNEVVAVFYPENKFSEGDYSG from the exons GTCAGCTGCCTGGGACCACCCCCACCATTCCTGGAATGTTCCCCAATATGTTACCCTTGGCGGCTGGacag TTCGGAGCACTACCCGTAATGCCCGTTCAGGCAATGACGCAGCAG GCTACAAGACATGCTCGGCGGGTTTATGTTGGTGGTCTGCCCCCCACTGCTAATGAACAG TCTGTAGCAACTTTCTTCAGTCATGTTATGTCAGCAATAGGAGGGAACACTGCCGGTCCAG GAGATGCGGTGGTGAATGTTTATATTAACCATGAGAAGAAATTTGCTTTTGTGGAGATGAGATCTGTTGAAGAGGCTAGCAATGCAATGGCTTTAGATGGCATTATATTTGAG GGTGCACCAGTCAAAGTGAGAAGACCCAGCGATTATAACCCTTCACTGGCTGCCACTCTCGGCCCTAGTCAACCCAATCCCAATCTGAATCTTGCAGCTGTTGGATTGACTCCAGGATCTGCTGGTGGGCTTGAAGGTCCCGACCGCATATTTGTTGGTGGATTACCATATTATTTCACAGAATCACAGATCAGGGAACTGCTGGAGTCCTTTGGGCCGCTTCGGGGCTTTGATCTGGTTAAAGACAGAGAAACTGGGAACTCCAAAGGCTATGCATTCTGTGTTTACCAGGATTTATCAGTTACAGATATTGCTTGTGCAGCTCTTAATGGGATAAAGATGGGTGATAAAACACTTACTGTAAGACGTGCTAACCAGGGTGCATCGCAACCTAAACCTGAGCAAGAGAGCGTGCTATTGCATGCTCAACAACAAATAGCATTGCAG AGGCTCATGTTAGCACCTAATATGACACCAGCTACGAAAGTCGTGTGCTTAACGCAAGTGGTTACTGCAGAAGAGCTCAAGGATGACGACGACTATGAAGATATAGTAGAAGACATGAGAACTGAATGTGGAAAATTTG GTACTCTGGTCAACGTGATCATTCCTCGCCCACTTCCCAGTGGTGAAATGCCACCAGGTGTAGGAAAG GTCTTCTTGGAGTATGCTGACACCGAGAGTGCTACGAAAGCTCGACAAGGGTTGAACGGTAGAAAATTTGGGGGAAATGAAGTAGTGGCAGT